The following coding sequences lie in one Cyanobacterium sp. Dongsha4 genomic window:
- a CDS encoding glutamate decarboxylase, giving the protein MALSEKDFIREYINDDIYASVDLSKAMPKYRFPDKENEPRHVYQLIHDELMLDGNARQNLATFCQTWLEPEVHKLMDECIDKNMVDKDEYPQTAELESRCVHMLADLWNSPDAVNTMGCSTTGSSEAAMLGGLAMKWRWRKKMEALGKPTDKPNLICGPVQICWHKFARYWDIELREIPMEENRLLMTPEEVIKRCDENTIGVVPTLGVTFTCGYEPVKAVSDALDKLQEEKGWDIPIHVDGASGAFLAPFCVPELEWDFRLPRVKSINSSGHKFGLAPLGCGWIIWRDKEDLPEELIFKVNYLGGEMSVFALNFSRPGGQIICQYYNFLRLGKEGYRKIQMACYETAQYLAEEIAKIEPFEILYNGDEKSGIPAISWKIKDNYDTKGYTLYDFADRLRSRGWQVPAYSLPANCQHMVIQRILVRHGVSRDLASLLVEDMKRCLDYFEKHPISKPLTAQEATGYHH; this is encoded by the coding sequence ATGGCACTTTCAGAAAAAGATTTTATTCGTGAATATATCAACGATGATATTTACGCATCAGTCGATTTATCTAAAGCGATGCCGAAGTATCGGTTTCCTGACAAAGAAAACGAACCCCGCCATGTTTATCAATTGATTCACGATGAATTAATGCTTGATGGTAACGCTCGTCAGAATTTAGCTACATTTTGTCAAACTTGGCTCGAACCAGAAGTTCATAAACTCATGGATGAGTGCATAGATAAAAATATGGTAGATAAAGACGAGTATCCCCAAACAGCAGAACTAGAATCTCGTTGTGTTCATATGTTAGCAGACCTTTGGAATTCCCCTGATGCGGTAAATACCATGGGATGTTCTACCACTGGCTCTAGCGAAGCGGCAATGCTTGGCGGATTAGCGATGAAATGGCGTTGGCGCAAAAAAATGGAAGCCCTAGGCAAACCAACAGACAAACCTAATTTAATTTGTGGACCTGTGCAAATATGTTGGCATAAATTCGCCCGTTATTGGGATATAGAGTTGCGAGAAATTCCGATGGAAGAAAACCGTTTATTAATGACTCCTGAAGAAGTGATTAAGCGTTGTGATGAAAATACCATCGGTGTTGTGCCAACCCTTGGAGTAACGTTCACCTGTGGCTATGAACCAGTAAAAGCGGTTAGTGATGCTTTAGATAAACTACAAGAGGAAAAAGGTTGGGATATACCAATTCATGTGGACGGGGCTAGTGGTGCTTTTCTTGCTCCCTTTTGTGTTCCAGAATTAGAATGGGATTTTCGCCTACCTCGTGTTAAATCCATCAATAGCTCTGGACATAAATTTGGTTTAGCACCTCTGGGATGTGGTTGGATTATTTGGCGTGATAAAGAAGACTTACCCGAAGAACTAATTTTCAAAGTCAATTATCTAGGCGGAGAAATGTCGGTATTCGCTCTCAATTTTTCTCGTCCTGGGGGTCAAATAATTTGTCAATACTATAATTTTTTGCGTCTGGGAAAAGAAGGCTACCGCAAAATTCAAATGGCCTGTTATGAAACTGCCCAATATTTAGCTGAAGAAATAGCAAAAATAGAGCCTTTCGAGATTCTATATAATGGTGATGAAAAATCAGGGATTCCAGCCATAAGTTGGAAAATCAAAGATAATTATGACACAAAAGGCTATACCCTTTATGATTTTGCCGATCGCCTCCGTTCTCGTGGTTGGCAAGTTCCTGCTTATTCCTTACCTGCTAATTGCCAACATATGGTTATTCAACGTATTTTAGTTCGCCATGGTGTCAGTCGAGACTTAGCATCTTTATTAGTTGAAGATATGAAGCGTTGTCTTGATTATTTTGAAAAACATCCCATTTCTAAACCTTTAACTGCCCAAGAAGCAACCGGGTATCATCATTAA
- a CDS encoding DUF2288 domain-containing protein: protein MSDFKAQLKEQLAEVDWKDLIPHAQRDALIIVHPQLDLIEVGCAIALDDTFLVQNWISEQLIKKPSSEELSNWNEEPEIKFKTLIVQPFVIASVSSPT, encoded by the coding sequence ATGTCAGATTTTAAAGCACAATTAAAAGAACAGTTAGCAGAAGTTGATTGGAAAGATTTAATACCCCACGCTCAAAGAGATGCTCTTATTATTGTACACCCTCAACTAGATCTTATTGAAGTAGGATGTGCGATCGCACTTGATGATACTTTCTTAGTACAAAATTGGATTAGTGAGCAGTTAATAAAAAAACCCTCTTCAGAAGAATTGAGTAACTGGAATGAAGAACCAGAAATAAAATTTAAAACCTTGATTGTGCAACCCTTTGTCATCGCTTCGGTTAGTTCTCCCACCTAA
- the tilS gene encoding tRNA lysidine(34) synthetase TilS — MGESVWTLNHARLHKLLKDRDLLPKSSRILIAVSGGQDSLCLARLCLDLQSKWSWKIAIAHFDHQWECDRGLSSHIAKICDDWGVNFYLSRAQEKIREREGEARKYRYEALINIANEYDFNYLLTGHTRSDRAETFIYNLMRGAGIEGLTALNWRRKINDNLTLVRPLLDFTRQETGQFCHKWQLPVWEDKYNQERKFARNRIRLDLMPYLQTEFNPQIEKHLTQTAEILRADLTYLKRETARLYEQVYNPENNSLKCEELRKISLNFQRRIVKDFLAQNLQKMPNFEQIEAVVKLIESPNLTATSTLIKNKIAQVKNREILIKNN; from the coding sequence ATGGGTGAATCTGTTTGGACTTTAAATCATGCTAGGTTGCATAAGTTATTAAAAGATAGAGACTTATTGCCTAAATCGAGCAGAATTTTGATTGCTGTTTCTGGTGGCCAGGATTCTCTCTGTTTAGCTCGTTTGTGCTTAGATTTACAGTCTAAATGGTCTTGGAAAATTGCGATCGCACATTTTGATCATCAATGGGAATGCGATCGAGGTTTAAGTTCTCATATTGCTAAGATATGTGATGATTGGGGGGTTAATTTTTATCTATCTCGAGCCCAAGAAAAAATTAGGGAAAGGGAAGGAGAGGCAAGAAAATATCGTTATGAAGCCTTGATTAATATTGCTAATGAGTATGATTTTAATTATCTTTTAACAGGACACACAAGAAGCGATCGCGCCGAAACATTTATCTATAATTTAATGAGAGGAGCAGGAATAGAAGGGTTAACTGCGTTGAATTGGAGGAGAAAAATAAATGATAATTTAACCCTTGTACGCCCTTTGCTCGATTTTACAAGGCAAGAAACAGGGCAATTTTGTCATAAGTGGCAGTTACCAGTATGGGAAGATAAATATAATCAAGAGCGTAAATTTGCTCGTAATCGCATTCGTTTAGATTTAATGCCTTACTTACAAACAGAATTTAATCCTCAAATAGAAAAACATTTAACCCAAACTGCCGAAATTCTTAGGGCAGATTTAACCTATTTAAAACGGGAAACAGCCAGACTTTATGAACAAGTTTATAATCCAGAAAATAACAGCTTAAAATGTGAAGAACTCAGAAAAATTAGTCTTAATTTCCAAAGAAGAATTGTTAAGGATTTTTTAGCCCAAAACTTGCAAAAGATGCCTAATTTTGAGCAGATAGAAGCGGTTGTTAAGTTAATTGAATCCCCTAACCTCACTGCTACTTCTACTTTAATTAAAAATAAAATTGCTCAAGTCAAAAATAGGGAAATATTGATCAAAAATAATTAA
- the vapC gene encoding type II toxin-antitoxin system VapC family toxin: MLLIDTSIWIEVLRDKSKIKSAQLKKMIDGRNYFLPIFARMELLQGCKDEIEWIKISSYLTRQNYLEPDYSSIWDNCARLYFELRRKGVTIRSNIDCAIAVMAMESNFILYHCDRDFEAIAKYTVLKQKKLNLISG; the protein is encoded by the coding sequence ATGTTATTGATTGATACGTCAATTTGGATTGAAGTGTTACGGGATAAGTCCAAGATTAAGTCAGCACAACTCAAAAAGATGATTGATGGAAGAAATTATTTCCTTCCTATTTTTGCCAGAATGGAACTTTTACAAGGATGCAAAGACGAGATTGAGTGGATAAAAATAAGTTCTTATCTAACAAGACAAAATTATCTTGAACCTGATTATTCTTCCATTTGGGATAATTGTGCTAGGTTATATTTTGAGCTTCGCCGTAAGGGAGTTACTATTCGCAGTAATATTGACTGTGCCATCGCAGTTATGGCTATGGAGAGTAATTTTATCTTATATCATTGTGATAGAGATTTTGAAGCAATCGCTAAATATACTGTTCTTAAACAAAAGAAACTTAATCTTATATCTGGTTAA
- a CDS encoding type II toxin-antitoxin system VapB family antitoxin — MKTNIDLDEKLVKKGFAITGLRTKKELVNFALAELVKNHTQKDLLELAGEIEFIDGFGTNMVRTNRYVID, encoded by the coding sequence ATGAAAACAAATATTGATCTGGATGAAAAACTTGTAAAAAAAGGCTTTGCTATCACAGGATTGAGAACCAAAAAAGAATTAGTGAATTTTGCTTTAGCTGAATTAGTCAAAAATCACACTCAAAAAGACCTTTTAGAATTGGCGGGGGAGATTGAATTTATCGATGGTTTTGGCACTAATATGGTAAGAACAAATCGTTATGTTATTGATTGA
- a CDS encoding glucose-1-phosphate adenylyltransferase: MKRVLSIILGGGAGTRLYPLTKLRAKPAVPLAGKYRLIDIPISNCINSEILKIYVLTQFNSASLNRHISKAYNFSGFSDGFVEVLAAQQTKENPDWFQGTADAVRQYLWLFEEWDVDEYIILSGDHLYRMDYSKFVQHHRDTNADITISVVPIDEQRASAFGLMKIDDSGRIISFSEKPEGEALKQMAVDTSILGLNPEQAKEKPYIASMGIYVFKKEVLEKLLRQNPNQTDFGKEVIPFAAKDHRIQAYLYKGYWEDIGTIEAFYDANLALTNQPQPDFSFYDEKAPIYTRSRYLPPTKLLNSNVTQSIIGEGCIIKECRINHCVLGVRTRIENNCIVEDTLVMGADFYEPFSARKSKIEQGSVPVGIGANSTIRRAIIDKNARIGQNVIITNKDRVEEANREDEGFLIRNGIIVIIKNAVIPDNTVI; this comes from the coding sequence ATGAAAAGAGTACTAAGCATCATCTTAGGCGGAGGCGCAGGTACAAGACTTTACCCCCTCACCAAACTACGGGCAAAACCAGCCGTGCCTTTAGCGGGGAAATATCGTTTAATAGACATTCCTATTAGCAACTGTATCAACTCAGAGATATTAAAAATCTACGTTTTAACCCAATTTAACTCTGCTTCCTTAAACCGTCACATTAGCAAAGCCTATAACTTTTCAGGCTTCAGTGATGGATTTGTAGAAGTATTAGCCGCCCAACAAACCAAAGAAAATCCTGATTGGTTTCAGGGTACAGCAGATGCAGTACGTCAATACTTATGGCTATTTGAAGAATGGGATGTAGATGAATATATTATCTTATCAGGAGATCATCTCTATCGCATGGATTATAGTAAATTTGTGCAACATCACCGTGACACTAATGCCGATATTACTATATCCGTTGTACCCATTGACGAACAAAGAGCCTCAGCTTTCGGTTTAATGAAAATCGATGATAGTGGCAGAATTATCAGCTTCAGTGAAAAACCAGAAGGAGAAGCCCTCAAACAGATGGCTGTAGATACCTCTATTTTAGGTTTAAATCCTGAACAAGCTAAAGAAAAACCCTATATTGCTTCAATGGGTATTTATGTCTTCAAAAAAGAAGTATTAGAAAAACTACTAAGACAAAATCCCAATCAAACAGACTTCGGAAAAGAAGTTATCCCCTTTGCCGCAAAAGATCATCGCATTCAGGCATACTTATATAAAGGTTATTGGGAAGATATTGGAACTATTGAGGCTTTCTATGACGCAAATTTAGCTCTAACCAATCAACCTCAACCTGATTTCAGTTTCTACGACGAAAAAGCACCTATTTATACTCGTTCTCGTTATTTGCCTCCCACCAAACTCTTAAATTCTAATGTAACCCAATCCATTATCGGCGAGGGTTGCATCATCAAAGAATGTCGTATTAATCACTGTGTATTAGGAGTTCGTACTCGCATAGAAAACAACTGCATTGTCGAAGATACTTTAGTAATGGGTGCTGATTTCTACGAGCCTTTTAGTGCCAGAAAAAGCAAAATTGAACAAGGTAGCGTTCCAGTTGGAATTGGAGCAAACTCCACCATAAGAAGAGCTATTATCGACAAAAATGCACGAATAGGTCAAAACGTTATCATCACAAATAAAGACAGAGTGGAAGAAGCTAATCGAGAAGATGAAGGTTTCTTAATCCGTAATGGCATTATCGTCATTATCAAAAATGCTGTTATTCCTGATAACACAGTTATTTAG
- a CDS encoding DUF3288 family protein, with translation MAIDQKHPLGHIDREIVKQIFVEGKNDYNLAEVARLKIRYQNFPGARDIQFDLDSILQQWEMTEDELFAESRKLHQDRSIYRKKVKGDEDREDWS, from the coding sequence ATGGCAATAGATCAAAAACATCCTTTAGGACACATAGATAGAGAAATAGTTAAACAAATATTTGTTGAGGGGAAAAATGACTATAATTTAGCGGAAGTGGCAAGGCTAAAAATACGCTACCAAAATTTTCCCGGTGCTAGAGATATTCAATTTGACTTGGACTCCATCTTACAACAATGGGAAATGACGGAAGATGAATTATTTGCAGAATCAAGGAAGTTGCATCAAGATAGATCTATCTATCGCAAAAAAGTGAAAGGGGATGAAGACAGAGAAGATTGGAGTTAA
- a CDS encoding riboflavin synthase: MFTGLVQGIGQIRNLGNDLYQIDIDSQAQHLICHDLEIGDSVAVDGICLTVEKILQGGFTATASPETLQRTTLGKSTIKQKKVNLETSLRVGSKIGGHFVSGHVDGIGCLIESVNKQQSWEMTFSFPSELKRQWQEYIAPYIVSKASIAVNGVSLTIARCDSQSGEWFTVAVIPHTYAQTNLSLLQAGDWVNLESDILGKYVDRLISHRLGKSIQEDISLDFLATHGYL, from the coding sequence ATGTTTACTGGATTAGTACAAGGGATTGGACAAATCAGAAATTTAGGAAATGATTTATATCAGATAGATATTGACTCTCAAGCCCAACATCTTATTTGTCATGATTTGGAAATAGGAGATAGTGTTGCTGTTGATGGTATTTGTTTAACAGTAGAAAAGATTTTGCAAGGAGGCTTTACCGCTACTGCTTCCCCTGAAACTCTGCAACGTACAACATTGGGAAAAAGTACTATTAAACAGAAAAAAGTTAATCTCGAAACTTCGCTCAGAGTGGGTAGTAAGATTGGGGGACATTTTGTGAGTGGTCATGTAGATGGAATTGGTTGTTTAATAGAGTCAGTAAATAAACAGCAGTCGTGGGAAATGACTTTTTCTTTCCCCTCTGAGCTAAAAAGGCAATGGCAAGAATATATTGCTCCTTATATTGTTTCTAAGGCTAGTATTGCCGTTAATGGGGTTAGTTTAACTATTGCAAGGTGTGATAGTCAATCTGGGGAATGGTTTACTGTTGCGGTTATTCCTCACACTTATGCTCAAACTAATTTATCTTTATTACAAGCGGGAGATTGGGTTAATTTAGAGAGTGATATTTTGGGTAAATATGTGGACAGATTAATTAGTCATCGTCTCGGAAAATCTATTCAAGAAGATATTAGCTTAGATTTTTTGGCAACTCACGGTTATCTATAA
- a CDS encoding ABC transporter permease translates to MFRQFYPHVVDSIGARNPQLFREVKGKLKPKNVAIVSLASIIGQILLYLYFNNLLPTVKHRYSNRYCTATPADSYSHFGVCQEDLLGNIMTLKELWWLDVFTTMSIMGIFILLVVGSYMLIDDICKENTRNTLNFLRLTPQSAMTILAGKMLGVPILVYLFGALALPLHFFTGLKANIPPILIFGFYLVLGASCLFFYTASLLFSLVSNGLGGFQAWLGSLAIFFFCLTNMGVSLEAYRWSATSFDWFALFYPGMFLVYLVKATFLSPNTIGYLSAEGLSNLNWYGNFWWQNSWSGFALIIANYGVWTFWLWKGVKRRFHNPHEVAISKYHSYLISACFIVFNLGFTLQENSLSGSDFKDKLIVFLIVNFFYLLLITLALTPQRQTLLDWSRFRYENFNHRHLAKDLLLGEKSPAIGAIALNILLINLYVTPAIVIFSWGEDKVLMLTGLILGALMMVIYATIYQLLLLLKTKKRNLIATTVVSTLIIAPFWSVIITGSSGLANFWLFSPFPAVAVAEVSFLPLLVSFLTQIVVIIGFNYQLKKMLNKAGESETKALLS, encoded by the coding sequence ATGTTCAGGCAATTTTATCCCCATGTTGTTGATTCTATAGGTGCGAGAAACCCCCAATTGTTTAGAGAAGTGAAAGGTAAGTTGAAACCCAAAAATGTTGCCATCGTTTCTTTAGCATCAATTATTGGTCAAATATTACTATATCTTTACTTCAATAATTTATTACCTACGGTAAAACATCGATATAGTAACCGTTATTGCACTGCTACTCCTGCCGATTCTTATTCTCATTTTGGAGTGTGCCAAGAAGATTTATTAGGCAATATTATGACTCTGAAAGAATTATGGTGGTTAGATGTATTTACTACCATGAGCATTATGGGTATTTTTATTCTCTTGGTAGTTGGTAGTTATATGTTAATTGACGATATTTGTAAAGAAAATACTCGAAATACTCTTAATTTTCTCCGTCTAACTCCTCAATCTGCCATGACTATTCTGGCGGGAAAAATGCTTGGTGTACCTATATTAGTCTATCTCTTTGGTGCTTTAGCTCTTCCTTTACATTTTTTCACAGGTTTGAAAGCAAATATCCCCCCTATTTTAATTTTCGGTTTTTATCTAGTGTTAGGGGCTAGTTGTTTATTCTTCTATACAGCTAGTTTATTGTTTAGTTTAGTTTCTAATGGTTTAGGTGGTTTTCAGGCATGGCTAGGTAGTTTAGCTATTTTCTTTTTCTGTTTAACCAATATGGGGGTTTCTTTAGAGGCTTATCGCTGGAGTGCAACGTCTTTTGATTGGTTTGCACTTTTTTATCCCGGAATGTTTCTAGTCTATTTAGTTAAAGCAACTTTTCTTTCTCCTAATACCATTGGCTATTTATCTGCAGAAGGATTAAGTAATCTTAATTGGTATGGTAATTTTTGGTGGCAAAATAGTTGGAGTGGTTTTGCTTTAATTATCGCCAATTATGGTGTTTGGACTTTCTGGTTATGGAAGGGTGTTAAACGTCGTTTTCATAATCCCCATGAGGTAGCGATTTCCAAATATCATAGTTATTTAATTTCCGCTTGTTTTATTGTCTTCAACCTTGGTTTTACGTTACAAGAAAATAGTCTTTCAGGTTCTGATTTTAAGGATAAGTTAATCGTTTTTCTGATTGTTAATTTCTTTTATCTTTTATTGATAACTCTTGCTTTAACTCCTCAACGACAAACTTTACTTGATTGGAGTCGTTTTCGGTACGAAAATTTTAACCATCGACATTTAGCTAAAGATTTATTATTAGGAGAGAAAAGTCCTGCTATAGGTGCGATCGCACTTAATATTTTACTGATAAACTTATATGTAACCCCTGCTATTGTAATTTTTTCATGGGGTGAAGATAAGGTATTGATGCTCACAGGATTAATTCTTGGGGCACTGATGATGGTAATTTACGCTACGATTTATCAACTATTATTATTATTAAAAACCAAAAAAAGAAATCTCATTGCTACCACTGTAGTCAGTACCTTAATTATTGCTCCATTTTGGAGTGTTATTATTACAGGTAGTTCTGGATTGGCTAATTTTTGGCTATTTTCTCCTTTCCCCGCAGTAGCAGTAGCAGAGGTTTCATTTTTACCCTTGTTAGTTAGTTTCTTAACTCAGATTGTGGTAATTATTGGTTTTAATTATCAGCTTAAAAAAATGTTGAATAAAGCTGGAGAGTCTGAAACTAAAGCCTTACTTAGCTAA